A DNA window from Coffea arabica cultivar ET-39 chromosome 6c, Coffea Arabica ET-39 HiFi, whole genome shotgun sequence contains the following coding sequences:
- the LOC113691623 gene encoding uncharacterized protein isoform X1, with the protein MVGIMATVSRDKISSLINSVKFDANIPSKLEHLRSLSDELSNADSVLLSKFLSPLLDLLSDRFSPVRKFTAEMIGDIGLKFAESIPEIVPVLIPVLKDDTPAVARQAIRCGMEIFRYVLFKVALQGMYSNELDTSLESSWSWMLKFRDEICSLAFKPGSDGRRLLALKFMETVVLLYTPDPNGSSDPPADLDSEGTLASVKEFNISWLRGGHPILNIGDLSVEASQSLGLLLDQLRFPTVKSLNNLIIIMLINSLSAIASKRPAFYGRILPVLLGLDPSSSSGKGVHHALKSAFLSCLNCTHPGAVPWRDRLIDALRELKAVGVAEHAAIELASQNSGSLERKNDSLITQDRKPTSKALDDIRNDASRKRTGMEESTDLLEDKMSVKRMKSVPVTSDGSTNDLSSDQGRVPSGGSGACKMEEDSGPVQQLVGMFGALVAQGEKAIASLEILISSISADLLAEVVIANMRNFPSNRPQIEGDNEQLFGRGSCPGMSGSNSEFDNLTLLLTNLLSQSSAVSQKDGGMDSLPSAANELELRGTSGNTDVPGMSYVMEEASVPTTTPASSGGHVPCDTENGGSGTPSDVIDVGNEESDIPGLDLPVPNDELVITSLGSTELKDASQEQVSSLARSSLELLPSVSTDRSEELSPRATVTDLSCVNSLSATSSGLSTQLLLPKISAPVISLSDDQLDNLQKPILLRITDTYKQIATAGGSQVCLSVLAYLGVKFPLDLEPWKLLQTHILSDYVNHEGHELTLRVLYRLYGEAEEDHDFVSSTTAKSVYEMFLLTVAETLRDSFPWPDKCLNRLLVEVPYLPDSILKLLEGMCSPGGSNKDNNNPERVRQGLSIVWSLILLRPPIRDACLTIALKSAIHPVEEVRDKALRLVVNKLYPQPSMSRQIEAFAWEVLVSAANANTALESCDADGANAEFKDSDMGKPSNELPVVGTSSKGLSAVTDSFSISESISSSLLAEGQRRMALYFAICTKNHSLFRQIFVIYESTSKAVKQAVLHHIPKLVRAIGPSPELLQILPDPPTGSMELVMQVLHTLIDGTTPSSELLSTIKKLYDTKVKDVEILILILPFLPKDEVLAMFPHLVNSPLEKFQLALARVLQGSSSFCPAITPAEALIAIHGIDPERDGIPLKKVTEACNTCFEQRQIFTQQVLAKVLNQLVEQTPLPLLFMRTVLQAIGAFPSLVDYIMEILSRLVQKQIWKYPKLWVGFIKCAFLTKPESFGVLLQLPPAHLENVLHRTPALRDPLIAHASQPHIKSSLPRSVLVVLGLASDFHNSDLTKPTHSETGELGKSEHTHSSHAQSEETSKSDKEVVTDKSKESSDAT; encoded by the exons ATGGTAGGAATAATGGCGACAGTTTCCAGAGACAAAATCTCGAGTCTCATAAACTCGGTGAAGTTTGACGCTAATATTCCTTCGAAGCTGGAACACTTGCGCTCGCTGAGCGACGAACTCTCGAATGCCGATTCtgtcttgctctccaagtttctcTCCCCTCTTCTGGACCTCCTCTCCGACCGCTTCAGTCCCGTTCGTAAATTCACTGCCGA GATGATTGGCGACATTGGATTGAAGTTTGCAGAATCCATACCTGAAATAGTACCTGTATTAATACCTGTGTTGAAGGATGATACCCCAGCGGTTGCTCGACAGGCTATTAGGTGTGGTATGGAGATTTTTCGCTATGTTCTATTCAAAGTTGCGCTCCAG GGAATGTATTCAAACGAGTTGGATACTTCTCTGGAATCATCTTGGTCATGGATGCTAAAGTTTCGCGATGAGATATGCTCGTTGGCATTTAAG CCAGGAAGTGATGGGAGAAGGTTGCTTGCACTGAAGTTTATGGAAACAGTTGTTCTACTCTATACACCTGATCCTAATGGCTCCTCAGATCCACCTGCTGATCTAGATTCAGAAGGTACTTTAG CCAGTGTTAAAGAATTTAACATATCATGGCTTCGAGGGGGTCATCCTATactaaatattggagatttgtCAGTTGAAGCAAGTCAGAGTTTGGGTCTGCTGCTCGATCAGTTGAGATTTCCAACAGTAAAGTCACTGAACAACTTGATTATCATTATGCTTATCAACAG TCTCTCTGCAATTGCAAGTAAAAGGCCTGCATTTTATGGACGTATTCTGCCAGTTTTACTTGGTTTGGACCCTTCAAGCTCCAGTGGCAAAGGGGTGCATCATGCTTTGAAGAGTGCCTTCCTCTCTTGCTTGAATTGTACTCATCCGGGTGCTGTCCCG TGGCGTGATCGCTTAATTGATGCTCTGAGAGAATTAAAAGCTGTAGGAGTGGCAGAACATGCTGCTATAGAACTAGCTTCACAAAATAGTGGAAGTTTAGAGAGGAAAAATGATTCTTTAATAACCCAG GATCGAAAACCTACAAGCAAGGCCCTTGATGATATACGCAATGACGCCAGCAGGAAAAGAACAGGAATGGAAGAAAGTACTGATCTACTTGAGGATAAAATGTCTGTAAAACGCATGAAATCTGTGCCTGTCACCTCTGATGGATCAACAAATGATTTAAGTTCTGACCAGGGCAGAGTTCCTTCTGGTGGATCTGGGGCTTGTAAAATGGAAGAAGACAGTGGCCCTGTCCAACAACTTGTTGGTATGTTTGGTGCATTGGTTGCTCAAGGAGAAAAAGCTATTGCATCATTAGAGATTCTCATCTCTAGTATATCAGCTGACTTGCTTGCTGAAGTTGTAATTGCTAACATgcgaaattttccttcaaatcgCCCTCAAATTGAAGGAGATAATGAGCAGTTGTTTGGCAGAGGGTCTTGTCCTGGCATGTCAGGAAGCAATTCTGAGTTTGATAATTTAACATTGCTTCTCACCAACCTTCTTTCACAATCTAGTGCTGTCTCACAGAAAGATGGTGGGATGGATTCTCTACCTTCTGCAGCAAATGAGCTTGAG CTAAGAGGGACCTCGGGTAATACTGATGTCCCTGGTATGAGCTATGTGATGGAAGAGGCTTCGGTGCCTACAACTACTCCAGCTTCTTCAGGTGGACATGTCCCATGTGACACAGAGAATGGTGGTTCAGGGACGCCTTCTGATGTTATTGATGTTGGGAATGAAGAGAGTGACATACCTGGTCTAGATTTACCTGTTCCCAACGATGAATTAGTTATTACTTCTTTGGGTTCAACTGAATTGAAGGATGCAAGTCAAGAACAAGTTAGTAGTCTAGCTAGGTCATCACTAGAATTACTTCCTTCAGTGTCAACTGATAGGTCTGAGGAACTTAGCCCTAGAGCTACAGTCACAGACCTAAGCTGTGTCAACTCCTTAAGTGCAACTTCTTCTGGGTTATCGACACAGTTGCTTTTGCCCAAGATTTCTGCCCCAGTTATAAGTCTTAGTGATGACCAGCTAGATAACTTACAGAAGCCAATTCTCTTGCGCATAACTGATACTTACAAGCAAATAGCTACCGCTGGAGGTTCTCAAGTCTGCCTTTCTGTACTTGCTTATTTAGGAGTTAAG TTTCCATTGGATTTAGAGCCATGGAAGTTACTACAAACACATATACTGTCTGACTATGTAAATCATGAG GGGCACGAGTTGACTTTGCGTGTCCTCTACAGGTTATATGGTGAAGCAGAAGAGGACCACGACTTTGTTTCCTCAACCACTGCTAAATCTGTATATGAGATGTTTCTTCTTACCGTG GCAGAAACATTAAGGGATTCTTTTCCATGGCCTGACAAATGTCTAAATAGATTGCTTGTTGAAGTTCCTTACCTGCCCgattccattttgaaattgcttGAGGGCATGTGTTCCCCTGGTGGCAGTAACAAAGATAACAACAATCCGGAACGAGTTCGGCAAGGTCTTAGTATTGTATGGAGTCTGATTTTGTTGAGGCCTCCTATTCGAGATGCCTGCCTAACAATTGctttgaag AGTGCAATTCATCCGGTTGAAGAAGTGCGAGATAAGGCCTTACGTCTG GTGGTGAACAAGCTTTATCCTCAGCCTTCAATGTCACGGCAAATAGAAGCTTTTGCCTGGGAGGTGTTGGTATCAGCTGCAAATGCCAATACTGCACTGGAGTCATGTGATGCTGATGGAGCTAATGCTGAATTTAAG GATTCTGATATGGGAAAACCATCAAATGAACTTCCTGTTGTTGGTACCTCTTCCAAAGGGTTATCAGCAGTCACCGATTCATTTTCAATATCTGAAAGTATATCGTCCTCCTTACTAGCTGAGGGGCAGCGACGCATGGCTCTGTATTTTGCAATTTGTACAAAG AATCACTCCCTCTTTCGCCAAATATTTGTTATTTATGAGAGTACATCCAAGGCTGTAAAGCAG GCAGTATTACACCACATCCCAAAGCTTGTTCGAGCAATTGGCCCGTCGCCTGAGCTTCTTCAAATCTTACCTGATCCACCAACTGGAAGCATGGAGCTTGTGATGCAG GTTTTACACACATTGATAGATGGGACAACGCCTTCCTCGGAATTGTTATCTACCATTAAGAAGTTGTATGATACTAAAGTAAAG GATGTAGAGATTCTAATTCTCATACTGCCATTTTTGCCAAAAGATGAG GTTTTGGCAATGTTTCCACATCTCGTGAATTCCCCATTGGAGAAGTTTCAGCTTGCCCTTGCACGTGTGCTTCAG GGGTCTTCTAGTTTCTGTCCGGCAATAACTCCAGCTGAAGCTTTGATTGCAATCCATGGAATTGATCCAGAAAGAGATGGGATCCCTTTGAAGAAG GTTACGGAAGCGTGTAATACTTGTTTTGAGCAGCGACAGATCTTCACTCAGCAAGTTCTTGCAAAGGTCTTGAATCAATTG GTTGAGCAGACTCCCCTTCCCCTATTATTTATGCGCACGGTGCTGCAGGCAATTGGTGCTTTTCCATCACTG GTGGACTATATAATGGAAATCCTTTCTCGCCTTGTACAGAAGCAG ATATGGAAGTATCCAAAGCTATGGGTCGGATTCATTAAGTGTGCTTTTTTGACAAAACCAGAATCTTTTGGTGTCTTGCTTCAG CTTCCACCAGCACACCTGGAAAATGTATTACATAGAACGCCAGCTCTAAGGGATCCCTTGATTGCACATGCTAGCCAACCACATATTAaatcatcactcccaag GTCTGTACTAGTGGTGCTAGGATTAGCTTCCGACTTTCATAATTCAGATTTGACAAAACCAACCCATTCTGAGACAGGAGAGTTGGGCAAGTCGGAACATACACACTCAAGTCATGCTCAAAGTGAAGAGACTAGCAAGTCTGATAAGGAGGTGGTGACTGACAAGTCAAAGGAATCATCTGATGCAACTTGA
- the LOC113691623 gene encoding uncharacterized protein isoform X4 codes for METVVLLYTPDPNGSSDPPADLDSEASVKEFNISWLRGGHPILNIGDLSVEASQSLGLLLDQLRFPTVKSLNNLIIIMLINSLSAIASKRPAFYGRILPVLLGLDPSSSSGKGVHHALKSAFLSCLNCTHPGAVPWRDRLIDALRELKAVGVAEHAAIELASQNSGSLERKNDSLITQDRKPTSKALDDIRNDASRKRTGMEESTDLLEDKMSVKRMKSVPVTSDGSTNDLSSDQGRVPSGGSGACKMEEDSGPVQQLVGMFGALVAQGEKAIASLEILISSISADLLAEVVIANMRNFPSNRPQIEGDNEQLFGRGSCPGMSGSNSEFDNLTLLLTNLLSQSSAVSQKDGGMDSLPSAANELELRGTSGNTDVPGMSYVMEEASVPTTTPASSGGHVPCDTENGGSGTPSDVIDVGNEESDIPGLDLPVPNDELVITSLGSTELKDASQEQVSSLARSSLELLPSVSTDRSEELSPRATVTDLSCVNSLSATSSGLSTQLLLPKISAPVISLSDDQLDNLQKPILLRITDTYKQIATAGGSQVCLSVLAYLGVKFPLDLEPWKLLQTHILSDYVNHEGHELTLRVLYRLYGEAEEDHDFVSSTTAKSVYEMFLLTVAETLRDSFPWPDKCLNRLLVEVPYLPDSILKLLEGMCSPGGSNKDNNNPERVRQGLSIVWSLILLRPPIRDACLTIALKSAIHPVEEVRDKALRLVVNKLYPQPSMSRQIEAFAWEVLVSAANANTALESCDADGANAEFKDSDMGKPSNELPVVGTSSKGLSAVTDSFSISESISSSLLAEGQRRMALYFAICTKNHSLFRQIFVIYESTSKAVKQAVLHHIPKLVRAIGPSPELLQILPDPPTGSMELVMQVLHTLIDGTTPSSELLSTIKKLYDTKVKDVEILILILPFLPKDEVLAMFPHLVNSPLEKFQLALARVLQGSSSFCPAITPAEALIAIHGIDPERDGIPLKKVTEACNTCFEQRQIFTQQVLAKVLNQLVEQTPLPLLFMRTVLQAIGAFPSLVDYIMEILSRLVQKQIWKYPKLWVGFIKCAFLTKPESFGVLLQLPPAHLENVLHRTPALRDPLIAHASQPHIKSSLPRSVLVVLGLASDFHNSDLTKPTHSETGELGKSEHTHSSHAQSEETSKSDKEVVTDKSKESSDAT; via the exons ATGGAAACAGTTGTTCTACTCTATACACCTGATCCTAATGGCTCCTCAGATCCACCTGCTGATCTAGATTCAGAAG CCAGTGTTAAAGAATTTAACATATCATGGCTTCGAGGGGGTCATCCTATactaaatattggagatttgtCAGTTGAAGCAAGTCAGAGTTTGGGTCTGCTGCTCGATCAGTTGAGATTTCCAACAGTAAAGTCACTGAACAACTTGATTATCATTATGCTTATCAACAG TCTCTCTGCAATTGCAAGTAAAAGGCCTGCATTTTATGGACGTATTCTGCCAGTTTTACTTGGTTTGGACCCTTCAAGCTCCAGTGGCAAAGGGGTGCATCATGCTTTGAAGAGTGCCTTCCTCTCTTGCTTGAATTGTACTCATCCGGGTGCTGTCCCG TGGCGTGATCGCTTAATTGATGCTCTGAGAGAATTAAAAGCTGTAGGAGTGGCAGAACATGCTGCTATAGAACTAGCTTCACAAAATAGTGGAAGTTTAGAGAGGAAAAATGATTCTTTAATAACCCAG GATCGAAAACCTACAAGCAAGGCCCTTGATGATATACGCAATGACGCCAGCAGGAAAAGAACAGGAATGGAAGAAAGTACTGATCTACTTGAGGATAAAATGTCTGTAAAACGCATGAAATCTGTGCCTGTCACCTCTGATGGATCAACAAATGATTTAAGTTCTGACCAGGGCAGAGTTCCTTCTGGTGGATCTGGGGCTTGTAAAATGGAAGAAGACAGTGGCCCTGTCCAACAACTTGTTGGTATGTTTGGTGCATTGGTTGCTCAAGGAGAAAAAGCTATTGCATCATTAGAGATTCTCATCTCTAGTATATCAGCTGACTTGCTTGCTGAAGTTGTAATTGCTAACATgcgaaattttccttcaaatcgCCCTCAAATTGAAGGAGATAATGAGCAGTTGTTTGGCAGAGGGTCTTGTCCTGGCATGTCAGGAAGCAATTCTGAGTTTGATAATTTAACATTGCTTCTCACCAACCTTCTTTCACAATCTAGTGCTGTCTCACAGAAAGATGGTGGGATGGATTCTCTACCTTCTGCAGCAAATGAGCTTGAG CTAAGAGGGACCTCGGGTAATACTGATGTCCCTGGTATGAGCTATGTGATGGAAGAGGCTTCGGTGCCTACAACTACTCCAGCTTCTTCAGGTGGACATGTCCCATGTGACACAGAGAATGGTGGTTCAGGGACGCCTTCTGATGTTATTGATGTTGGGAATGAAGAGAGTGACATACCTGGTCTAGATTTACCTGTTCCCAACGATGAATTAGTTATTACTTCTTTGGGTTCAACTGAATTGAAGGATGCAAGTCAAGAACAAGTTAGTAGTCTAGCTAGGTCATCACTAGAATTACTTCCTTCAGTGTCAACTGATAGGTCTGAGGAACTTAGCCCTAGAGCTACAGTCACAGACCTAAGCTGTGTCAACTCCTTAAGTGCAACTTCTTCTGGGTTATCGACACAGTTGCTTTTGCCCAAGATTTCTGCCCCAGTTATAAGTCTTAGTGATGACCAGCTAGATAACTTACAGAAGCCAATTCTCTTGCGCATAACTGATACTTACAAGCAAATAGCTACCGCTGGAGGTTCTCAAGTCTGCCTTTCTGTACTTGCTTATTTAGGAGTTAAG TTTCCATTGGATTTAGAGCCATGGAAGTTACTACAAACACATATACTGTCTGACTATGTAAATCATGAG GGGCACGAGTTGACTTTGCGTGTCCTCTACAGGTTATATGGTGAAGCAGAAGAGGACCACGACTTTGTTTCCTCAACCACTGCTAAATCTGTATATGAGATGTTTCTTCTTACCGTG GCAGAAACATTAAGGGATTCTTTTCCATGGCCTGACAAATGTCTAAATAGATTGCTTGTTGAAGTTCCTTACCTGCCCgattccattttgaaattgcttGAGGGCATGTGTTCCCCTGGTGGCAGTAACAAAGATAACAACAATCCGGAACGAGTTCGGCAAGGTCTTAGTATTGTATGGAGTCTGATTTTGTTGAGGCCTCCTATTCGAGATGCCTGCCTAACAATTGctttgaag AGTGCAATTCATCCGGTTGAAGAAGTGCGAGATAAGGCCTTACGTCTG GTGGTGAACAAGCTTTATCCTCAGCCTTCAATGTCACGGCAAATAGAAGCTTTTGCCTGGGAGGTGTTGGTATCAGCTGCAAATGCCAATACTGCACTGGAGTCATGTGATGCTGATGGAGCTAATGCTGAATTTAAG GATTCTGATATGGGAAAACCATCAAATGAACTTCCTGTTGTTGGTACCTCTTCCAAAGGGTTATCAGCAGTCACCGATTCATTTTCAATATCTGAAAGTATATCGTCCTCCTTACTAGCTGAGGGGCAGCGACGCATGGCTCTGTATTTTGCAATTTGTACAAAG AATCACTCCCTCTTTCGCCAAATATTTGTTATTTATGAGAGTACATCCAAGGCTGTAAAGCAG GCAGTATTACACCACATCCCAAAGCTTGTTCGAGCAATTGGCCCGTCGCCTGAGCTTCTTCAAATCTTACCTGATCCACCAACTGGAAGCATGGAGCTTGTGATGCAG GTTTTACACACATTGATAGATGGGACAACGCCTTCCTCGGAATTGTTATCTACCATTAAGAAGTTGTATGATACTAAAGTAAAG GATGTAGAGATTCTAATTCTCATACTGCCATTTTTGCCAAAAGATGAG GTTTTGGCAATGTTTCCACATCTCGTGAATTCCCCATTGGAGAAGTTTCAGCTTGCCCTTGCACGTGTGCTTCAG GGGTCTTCTAGTTTCTGTCCGGCAATAACTCCAGCTGAAGCTTTGATTGCAATCCATGGAATTGATCCAGAAAGAGATGGGATCCCTTTGAAGAAG GTTACGGAAGCGTGTAATACTTGTTTTGAGCAGCGACAGATCTTCACTCAGCAAGTTCTTGCAAAGGTCTTGAATCAATTG GTTGAGCAGACTCCCCTTCCCCTATTATTTATGCGCACGGTGCTGCAGGCAATTGGTGCTTTTCCATCACTG GTGGACTATATAATGGAAATCCTTTCTCGCCTTGTACAGAAGCAG ATATGGAAGTATCCAAAGCTATGGGTCGGATTCATTAAGTGTGCTTTTTTGACAAAACCAGAATCTTTTGGTGTCTTGCTTCAG CTTCCACCAGCACACCTGGAAAATGTATTACATAGAACGCCAGCTCTAAGGGATCCCTTGATTGCACATGCTAGCCAACCACATATTAaatcatcactcccaag GTCTGTACTAGTGGTGCTAGGATTAGCTTCCGACTTTCATAATTCAGATTTGACAAAACCAACCCATTCTGAGACAGGAGAGTTGGGCAAGTCGGAACATACACACTCAAGTCATGCTCAAAGTGAAGAGACTAGCAAGTCTGATAAGGAGGTGGTGACTGACAAGTCAAAGGAATCATCTGATGCAACTTGA
- the LOC113691623 gene encoding uncharacterized protein isoform X3, whose translation METVVLLYTPDPNGSSDPPADLDSEGTLASVKEFNISWLRGGHPILNIGDLSVEASQSLGLLLDQLRFPTVKSLNNLIIIMLINSLSAIASKRPAFYGRILPVLLGLDPSSSSGKGVHHALKSAFLSCLNCTHPGAVPWRDRLIDALRELKAVGVAEHAAIELASQNSGSLERKNDSLITQDRKPTSKALDDIRNDASRKRTGMEESTDLLEDKMSVKRMKSVPVTSDGSTNDLSSDQGRVPSGGSGACKMEEDSGPVQQLVGMFGALVAQGEKAIASLEILISSISADLLAEVVIANMRNFPSNRPQIEGDNEQLFGRGSCPGMSGSNSEFDNLTLLLTNLLSQSSAVSQKDGGMDSLPSAANELELRGTSGNTDVPGMSYVMEEASVPTTTPASSGGHVPCDTENGGSGTPSDVIDVGNEESDIPGLDLPVPNDELVITSLGSTELKDASQEQVSSLARSSLELLPSVSTDRSEELSPRATVTDLSCVNSLSATSSGLSTQLLLPKISAPVISLSDDQLDNLQKPILLRITDTYKQIATAGGSQVCLSVLAYLGVKFPLDLEPWKLLQTHILSDYVNHEGHELTLRVLYRLYGEAEEDHDFVSSTTAKSVYEMFLLTVAETLRDSFPWPDKCLNRLLVEVPYLPDSILKLLEGMCSPGGSNKDNNNPERVRQGLSIVWSLILLRPPIRDACLTIALKSAIHPVEEVRDKALRLVVNKLYPQPSMSRQIEAFAWEVLVSAANANTALESCDADGANAEFKDSDMGKPSNELPVVGTSSKGLSAVTDSFSISESISSSLLAEGQRRMALYFAICTKNHSLFRQIFVIYESTSKAVKQAVLHHIPKLVRAIGPSPELLQILPDPPTGSMELVMQVLHTLIDGTTPSSELLSTIKKLYDTKVKDVEILILILPFLPKDEVLAMFPHLVNSPLEKFQLALARVLQGSSSFCPAITPAEALIAIHGIDPERDGIPLKKVTEACNTCFEQRQIFTQQVLAKVLNQLVEQTPLPLLFMRTVLQAIGAFPSLVDYIMEILSRLVQKQIWKYPKLWVGFIKCAFLTKPESFGVLLQLPPAHLENVLHRTPALRDPLIAHASQPHIKSSLPRSVLVVLGLASDFHNSDLTKPTHSETGELGKSEHTHSSHAQSEETSKSDKEVVTDKSKESSDAT comes from the exons ATGGAAACAGTTGTTCTACTCTATACACCTGATCCTAATGGCTCCTCAGATCCACCTGCTGATCTAGATTCAGAAGGTACTTTAG CCAGTGTTAAAGAATTTAACATATCATGGCTTCGAGGGGGTCATCCTATactaaatattggagatttgtCAGTTGAAGCAAGTCAGAGTTTGGGTCTGCTGCTCGATCAGTTGAGATTTCCAACAGTAAAGTCACTGAACAACTTGATTATCATTATGCTTATCAACAG TCTCTCTGCAATTGCAAGTAAAAGGCCTGCATTTTATGGACGTATTCTGCCAGTTTTACTTGGTTTGGACCCTTCAAGCTCCAGTGGCAAAGGGGTGCATCATGCTTTGAAGAGTGCCTTCCTCTCTTGCTTGAATTGTACTCATCCGGGTGCTGTCCCG TGGCGTGATCGCTTAATTGATGCTCTGAGAGAATTAAAAGCTGTAGGAGTGGCAGAACATGCTGCTATAGAACTAGCTTCACAAAATAGTGGAAGTTTAGAGAGGAAAAATGATTCTTTAATAACCCAG GATCGAAAACCTACAAGCAAGGCCCTTGATGATATACGCAATGACGCCAGCAGGAAAAGAACAGGAATGGAAGAAAGTACTGATCTACTTGAGGATAAAATGTCTGTAAAACGCATGAAATCTGTGCCTGTCACCTCTGATGGATCAACAAATGATTTAAGTTCTGACCAGGGCAGAGTTCCTTCTGGTGGATCTGGGGCTTGTAAAATGGAAGAAGACAGTGGCCCTGTCCAACAACTTGTTGGTATGTTTGGTGCATTGGTTGCTCAAGGAGAAAAAGCTATTGCATCATTAGAGATTCTCATCTCTAGTATATCAGCTGACTTGCTTGCTGAAGTTGTAATTGCTAACATgcgaaattttccttcaaatcgCCCTCAAATTGAAGGAGATAATGAGCAGTTGTTTGGCAGAGGGTCTTGTCCTGGCATGTCAGGAAGCAATTCTGAGTTTGATAATTTAACATTGCTTCTCACCAACCTTCTTTCACAATCTAGTGCTGTCTCACAGAAAGATGGTGGGATGGATTCTCTACCTTCTGCAGCAAATGAGCTTGAG CTAAGAGGGACCTCGGGTAATACTGATGTCCCTGGTATGAGCTATGTGATGGAAGAGGCTTCGGTGCCTACAACTACTCCAGCTTCTTCAGGTGGACATGTCCCATGTGACACAGAGAATGGTGGTTCAGGGACGCCTTCTGATGTTATTGATGTTGGGAATGAAGAGAGTGACATACCTGGTCTAGATTTACCTGTTCCCAACGATGAATTAGTTATTACTTCTTTGGGTTCAACTGAATTGAAGGATGCAAGTCAAGAACAAGTTAGTAGTCTAGCTAGGTCATCACTAGAATTACTTCCTTCAGTGTCAACTGATAGGTCTGAGGAACTTAGCCCTAGAGCTACAGTCACAGACCTAAGCTGTGTCAACTCCTTAAGTGCAACTTCTTCTGGGTTATCGACACAGTTGCTTTTGCCCAAGATTTCTGCCCCAGTTATAAGTCTTAGTGATGACCAGCTAGATAACTTACAGAAGCCAATTCTCTTGCGCATAACTGATACTTACAAGCAAATAGCTACCGCTGGAGGTTCTCAAGTCTGCCTTTCTGTACTTGCTTATTTAGGAGTTAAG TTTCCATTGGATTTAGAGCCATGGAAGTTACTACAAACACATATACTGTCTGACTATGTAAATCATGAG GGGCACGAGTTGACTTTGCGTGTCCTCTACAGGTTATATGGTGAAGCAGAAGAGGACCACGACTTTGTTTCCTCAACCACTGCTAAATCTGTATATGAGATGTTTCTTCTTACCGTG GCAGAAACATTAAGGGATTCTTTTCCATGGCCTGACAAATGTCTAAATAGATTGCTTGTTGAAGTTCCTTACCTGCCCgattccattttgaaattgcttGAGGGCATGTGTTCCCCTGGTGGCAGTAACAAAGATAACAACAATCCGGAACGAGTTCGGCAAGGTCTTAGTATTGTATGGAGTCTGATTTTGTTGAGGCCTCCTATTCGAGATGCCTGCCTAACAATTGctttgaag AGTGCAATTCATCCGGTTGAAGAAGTGCGAGATAAGGCCTTACGTCTG GTGGTGAACAAGCTTTATCCTCAGCCTTCAATGTCACGGCAAATAGAAGCTTTTGCCTGGGAGGTGTTGGTATCAGCTGCAAATGCCAATACTGCACTGGAGTCATGTGATGCTGATGGAGCTAATGCTGAATTTAAG GATTCTGATATGGGAAAACCATCAAATGAACTTCCTGTTGTTGGTACCTCTTCCAAAGGGTTATCAGCAGTCACCGATTCATTTTCAATATCTGAAAGTATATCGTCCTCCTTACTAGCTGAGGGGCAGCGACGCATGGCTCTGTATTTTGCAATTTGTACAAAG AATCACTCCCTCTTTCGCCAAATATTTGTTATTTATGAGAGTACATCCAAGGCTGTAAAGCAG GCAGTATTACACCACATCCCAAAGCTTGTTCGAGCAATTGGCCCGTCGCCTGAGCTTCTTCAAATCTTACCTGATCCACCAACTGGAAGCATGGAGCTTGTGATGCAG GTTTTACACACATTGATAGATGGGACAACGCCTTCCTCGGAATTGTTATCTACCATTAAGAAGTTGTATGATACTAAAGTAAAG GATGTAGAGATTCTAATTCTCATACTGCCATTTTTGCCAAAAGATGAG GTTTTGGCAATGTTTCCACATCTCGTGAATTCCCCATTGGAGAAGTTTCAGCTTGCCCTTGCACGTGTGCTTCAG GGGTCTTCTAGTTTCTGTCCGGCAATAACTCCAGCTGAAGCTTTGATTGCAATCCATGGAATTGATCCAGAAAGAGATGGGATCCCTTTGAAGAAG GTTACGGAAGCGTGTAATACTTGTTTTGAGCAGCGACAGATCTTCACTCAGCAAGTTCTTGCAAAGGTCTTGAATCAATTG GTTGAGCAGACTCCCCTTCCCCTATTATTTATGCGCACGGTGCTGCAGGCAATTGGTGCTTTTCCATCACTG GTGGACTATATAATGGAAATCCTTTCTCGCCTTGTACAGAAGCAG ATATGGAAGTATCCAAAGCTATGGGTCGGATTCATTAAGTGTGCTTTTTTGACAAAACCAGAATCTTTTGGTGTCTTGCTTCAG CTTCCACCAGCACACCTGGAAAATGTATTACATAGAACGCCAGCTCTAAGGGATCCCTTGATTGCACATGCTAGCCAACCACATATTAaatcatcactcccaag GTCTGTACTAGTGGTGCTAGGATTAGCTTCCGACTTTCATAATTCAGATTTGACAAAACCAACCCATTCTGAGACAGGAGAGTTGGGCAAGTCGGAACATACACACTCAAGTCATGCTCAAAGTGAAGAGACTAGCAAGTCTGATAAGGAGGTGGTGACTGACAAGTCAAAGGAATCATCTGATGCAACTTGA